A single Salmo trutta chromosome 14, fSalTru1.1, whole genome shotgun sequence DNA region contains:
- the LOC115207142 gene encoding protein Hook homolog 2-like, with protein MMTEEETTACDVIMTAVKEDFNERIMSRQEQEENLTITDWYSMCVTLQQQELRLSGSDRPPGQAQSFLAQQRQSTQARSRRGMGLSPKLQPR; from the exons ATGATGACTGAAGAGGAGACTACTGCCTGTGACGTCATCATGACAGCTGTCAAAGAA GACTTTAATGAGAGGATCATGTCCAGACAAGAACAAGAGGAAAATCTCACTATTACAGACTGGTACAGTATG TGTGTGACTCTCCAGCAGCAGGAGCTGAGGCTGTCTGGCTCTGACAGACCTCCAGGCCAAGCCCAGTCCTTCCTGGCCCAGCAGAGGCAGTCCACCCAGGCCAGGAGCAGGAGAGGAATGGGCCTCTCTCCCAAGCTACAGCCCAgatag